The genomic stretch ATCTGGGGGTGGTACAAGTTGGAACAAAGACGCCAGCAAACGTATGAAGAGCGCTTCTTGCGCGCCTACGAACGTCTGGAAAAACCGCTGTTTAAACTGATCTTGCTCGGCTTTGCCCTGATCTTGATCGGGCAGATGGCACTCTCCACAGCGGCAGGGCGGCAGTTTTTGTCGGCCACCGACCGGATGGAAGGGCAGCGTGCCAACGGAGTGATGCCAGCGGCGGCGACCGAAAAATCGACGGCGAACATCACGATCCGCTCGGTAGAAGCGGATGCTCCGCTGTCCAAGGTGTGGGTGAAGGTCAATGGCGTTCCGTCTGCTGCTTTCCAAGACGAAGAAGTGACCGTCTCTGTGCACCAAGGAGACGTTGTGACCGTCGATACGTCCGAACTGCCCGGTGTCTACCGTTTTGAAGTCGATCATGACAATCCGGGGATCTCTTATCCAGTGCCTGGGATGCTGGTCGAAGCGATGGAAGGACAGTTGGCAGAAGTGGGTCCGATCCACTTTATGAAGTAACTTTGAACTCCGATTCCTTTTGTTGCACCTGCTGCGGCCGTTATGATACTATCAATATTGAAGAGATTGACAATTAAACAGGTCGCGCATGAGAAGCGGGCGATGCCTGCTTTTTGTGTTCTCGACCATTTCATGGTCAGATGCGAATCAGGAGGCCGAATTACTTGATGAATACATTACGAGTGGCTCTAGACGGCCCGGCTGGCGCTGGGAAAAGCACGGTGGCGAAACTGGCGGCGAAGGCGCTAGGAGTGACCTATGTTGACACCGGAGCGATGTACCGCGCCATCACTTGGAAAGCATTGCAGGAAAAGATCGACCTGGCGGATCAGGCCGCTTTGACAGAACTGTCAACCCGAGTGAAGATCGAGTTCCAACTCACCAAGGAAGGACAAAATGTCTCTGTAGACGGTGCTGACATCACCGAGGCGATTCGCTCGGGCGAAGTGACGAGCAACGTATCGGCCGTATCGGCCGTATCGGGCGTTCGCGAGGCGATGGTCAAGCTGCAACAGGAGATCGCCGCGCAGACCGGGGTCGTGATGGACGGACGAGACATCGGGACCGTCGTGCTACCTGATGCGAATGTCAAAATTTGGCTGACTGCATCGGTGGAGGAGCGTGCACAGCGCCGATACCAAGAACTGGTCGCCAAAGGGCAGACACTCGACTACGATCAACTCAAAGCGGAGATCGAGCGCCGCGACTTATTGGACAGCGGCCGCGAGCATTCGCCGATGAAAAAAGCGGATGATGCTATCGTCGTGGACACGACCGGGCAATCGATCGAAATGGTCATCGAGCAAATCTTACATATCTGTCGCTCCGCAGAAGCACAGAACGACTAGGAGGCGTATACTATGGTGTTGTATCGCTTTCTTCGAGCATTGCTTCGCATATTTTTCCGCTTGTTC from Tumebacillus algifaecis encodes the following:
- the cmk gene encoding (d)CMP kinase, translating into MNTLRVALDGPAGAGKSTVAKLAAKALGVTYVDTGAMYRAITWKALQEKIDLADQAALTELSTRVKIEFQLTKEGQNVSVDGADITEAIRSGEVTSNVSAVSAVSGVREAMVKLQQEIAAQTGVVMDGRDIGTVVLPDANVKIWLTASVEERAQRRYQELVAKGQTLDYDQLKAEIERRDLLDSGREHSPMKKADDAIVVDTTGQSIEMVIEQILHICRSAEAQND